In a genomic window of Thermodesulfovibrionales bacterium:
- a CDS encoding response regulator, translating to LKLPKVNGLEVLRQIRSHEKLGFMPVVILTSSREEQDIVEGYSLGTNGYVVKPVGFHDFVDAIRQTGAFWAVVNEPPPLGMC from the coding sequence CCTCAAGCTTCCCAAGGTCAACGGCCTCGAAGTGCTTCGGCAGATTCGGAGCCATGAGAAGCTCGGGTTCATGCCGGTGGTGATCCTCACCTCATCGCGCGAAGAACAGGATATCGTTGAGGGATATAGCCTCGGCACAAACGGATACGTCGTGAAGCCCGTCGGTTTCCACGATTTCGTCGATGCGATTAGACAGACAGGGGCGTTCTGGGCTGTTGTGAACGAGCCGCCGCCTCTAGGCATGTGCTGA
- a CDS encoding response regulator, with translation MTAPLRILHLEDDPFDAELVKSTLEGDGISCETVRVETRDDFVAAVCRDRFDIIFADYSLPGFDGLSALEIVGKECPEVPFIFVSGKMGEELAIETLKRGATDYVLKNRISRLAPSLRRALREAEGRKERRKTAEELEGSREQLRNLAAHLQSVREEERRNVARDIHDEFGQILAALKMNLAWISDKYGDHGGLRGKLKPAIDLVDRTILSVRRICTDLRPEILDHFGLGAAIEWQAREFQKEVGIECQVTVSPEDLVLEKDLSTALFRVFQEALTNVIRHSQATKVAVMLTDGDGSVTLGITDNGIGITEEQVLKKDSFGLLGIRERIQGLNGEVRITGSRESGTTIGIVIPKR, from the coding sequence ATGACGGCACCTTTGAGGATACTGCACCTGGAGGATGATCCCTTCGACGCCGAACTCGTCAAATCGACGCTTGAGGGTGATGGCATCTCCTGCGAGACGGTCCGTGTCGAGACGCGTGATGATTTTGTCGCTGCCGTCTGTCGGGACCGGTTTGATATCATCTTCGCCGACTATTCTCTGCCTGGATTTGACGGCCTTTCCGCGCTCGAGATCGTCGGAAAGGAATGCCCCGAGGTCCCGTTTATCTTCGTCTCGGGGAAGATGGGGGAGGAACTCGCCATCGAGACCCTCAAACGCGGTGCGACGGACTACGTGCTCAAGAACAGGATTTCGCGGCTCGCGCCTTCGCTGCGCCGTGCGTTGCGGGAGGCTGAAGGACGCAAGGAGCGCAGAAAGACCGCTGAAGAACTCGAGGGGTCGCGTGAACAGTTGCGGAATCTGGCGGCGCACCTCCAATCGGTGAGGGAAGAAGAACGAAGAAACGTCGCTCGCGATATCCATGATGAGTTCGGTCAGATCCTCGCCGCCTTGAAGATGAACCTCGCGTGGATTTCTGACAAATATGGCGACCACGGAGGACTCCGCGGGAAATTAAAGCCGGCGATAGATCTTGTCGATAGAACGATACTGTCGGTAAGAAGGATCTGCACGGACTTGAGACCGGAAATCCTGGATCACTTCGGGCTTGGGGCGGCGATAGAGTGGCAGGCAAGGGAATTTCAGAAGGAGGTCGGCATCGAATGCCAGGTGACAGTCTCGCCCGAAGACCTTGTTTTGGAGAAAGATCTCTCGACGGCGCTATTCAGAGTCTTCCAGGAGGCGCTCACCAATGTCATCAGGCACTCTCAGGCTACGAAGGTGGCGGTGATGCTCACCGATGGAGACGGCTCCGTTACGCTCGGGATCACCGATAACGGAATCGGAATTACGGAGGAACAGGTTTTGAAAAAGGATTCCTTCGGTCTGCTGGGCATTCGCGAGCGCATACAGGGCTTGAACGGCGAGGTGCGGATAACCGGGTCTCGCGAGAGCGGCACTACGATAGGGATCGTGATTCCGAAAAGATAA
- a CDS encoding response regulator: protein MIRVLLIEDDSNDAELFRELLQAERISIDLRQSRELSSALALLSAEIFDIIVADLGLPDSNGIEAFSRLHTLHPQIPVIVLTGLDDEELALKAVQMGAQDYLVKGRVAGSMLARSIRYAIERQRLVTELEKSLKEIKTLKGLIPMCAWCRKIRDDRGYWKKVETYIQEQTDAAVTHGICPDCLQKIDPRAFEMIGKDKPDSDAPPGSSS, encoded by the coding sequence ATGATTAGGGTTCTGCTCATTGAGGACGACTCCAACGATGCCGAGCTTTTCCGCGAGCTGCTTCAAGCCGAGAGGATCTCGATAGACCTCCGGCAATCCAGGGAATTATCGTCGGCACTTGCCCTTCTCTCGGCAGAAATCTTTGATATCATCGTGGCCGACCTGGGGCTGCCCGACAGCAACGGCATCGAGGCGTTCTCGAGACTCCATACGCTCCATCCCCAGATCCCGGTCATCGTGTTGACCGGACTGGACGATGAAGAACTCGCGCTTAAGGCTGTTCAGATGGGCGCACAGGACTATCTCGTCAAGGGACGCGTCGCGGGCAGTATGCTCGCCCGTTCGATCCGGTACGCCATCGAGCGGCAGAGACTGGTTACGGAGCTTGAAAAAAGTCTGAAGGAAATAAAGACACTGAAGGGGCTCATCCCGATGTGCGCATGGTGCAGAAAGATCCGTGACGACAGGGGCTACTGGAAAAAAGTAGAAACCTATATCCAGGAACAGACCGACGCCGCGGTTACCCATGGCATCTGTCCCGATTGCCTGCAGAAGATCGACCCCCGTGCATTCGAAATGATCGGGAAGGACAAGCCTGATAGCGATGCGCCGCCCGGGAGTTCTTCGTAG